One part of the Sporocytophaga myxococcoides DSM 11118 genome encodes these proteins:
- a CDS encoding CcmD family protein, translating to MKKLFFLFVLLFSLNFAAPVLAQNATSSEEVEMADAFRKEGKIYVVVGTFVLILTGIIVYLVVLDRKLTRMEDEIEHQK from the coding sequence ATGAAAAAATTGTTTTTTCTATTCGTCTTGTTGTTCTCTTTGAATTTTGCTGCACCTGTACTTGCCCAGAATGCTACTTCTTCTGAAGAAGTGGAAATGGCTGATGCATTCAGAAAGGAAGGTAAAATTTATGTAGTAGTGGGAACTTTTGTACTGATTCTTACAGGAATCATAGTCTACCTTGTAGTGCTGGACAGAAAATTAACCAGAATGGAAGACGAAATCGAGCATCAAAAATAA
- a CDS encoding cytochrome c maturation protein CcmE has product MKKTHIIGLLVIAICIGVIVSTSGDTSAYVTFKEASEMAADGNKNKVHVVGKVKKDANGQLTDFYYKPEMDPNYFAFKLIDQNNEEQEVVYLNPKPQDFERAEQIVVIGSTQDKIFKADKILMKCPSKYEEKELKAN; this is encoded by the coding sequence ATGAAAAAGACTCACATTATAGGGCTCCTTGTTATCGCTATTTGTATCGGTGTTATTGTTTCAACGTCCGGAGATACAAGCGCCTACGTTACATTTAAGGAAGCATCCGAAATGGCAGCCGACGGAAATAAGAACAAAGTGCATGTAGTTGGCAAAGTAAAAAAAGACGCCAATGGCCAGTTAACAGACTTTTACTACAAACCTGAAATGGATCCAAATTATTTTGCATTCAAACTGATTGACCAGAATAACGAGGAACAGGAAGTAGTATACCTCAACCCTAAACCACAGGATTTTGAAAGAGCTGAACAAATTGTGGTAATTGGCAGCACTCAGGATAAAATCTTCAAAGCAGATAAAATCCTTATGAAATGCCCTTCAAAATATGAAGAAAAAGAACTGAAGGCTAATTAA
- the ccsA gene encoding cytochrome c biogenesis protein CcsA produces the protein MRAYLGDLGHLCVIISFIFSILATISFGKATVSIDAPKKDSWLRFARGIFFIHSLAVFGIVAALFTIISQHYYEYHYAWSHSSNNLPSEYMISCFWEGQEGSFLLWTFWNVLLGLILIKVNKTWEAPVMTIFCLVQLFLCSMILGVVIPGLDFKIGSSPFILLKDYMGDIPVYQINPNFIPEDGTGLNPLLQNYWMVIHPPTLFLGFAATLVPFAYCMAGLWQGRYKEWIRPAFPWALFAATTLGIGILMGGYWAYETLNFGGYWNWDPVENAVYVPWLVLVAAIHTMLIFKNSNKSLQASVILITAQFILILYSTFLTRSGVLGNSSVHSFTDLGLSGQLLLFLFALIIVAVIFIIVRWKKLGGDDSEEVSVYSREFWIFIGVVVFCLAAFQVLYTTSIPVYNKFLGWIGIESNIAPPADQIEHYSKFQIWAGILIALISAIGQFFWWKKMDSKKLWEEISIPAIITLLVSSALICLTMMNKIDITPTYILLFTTALFSVISNISIFIKIVKNNYKLTGGAIAHIGVALMLFGILFSSGYSKVISLNTTGLIYSKEAGNDFNRDNILLWRNEWKEMNDYKLKFIGPRLEAKDYPGYIKKEHLILLDDKYKALAKKTIEHEGKKYFDKGDTIEIFPENTYYEVLIAKANGDTFTLYPRAQVNPTMGLLASPGIEHFYDKDLYAHVSSIPSPQEEKEWSPTEEYTIKPGDTVFINDYVTILNEVERVNYVPGMPLAKEDAAVMAHFHVLDREKNHSIHPIYIIKVKEGLAGQIPDVNEDLGIKISFLNIDPTKEVFTFAVNTTQKDYIILKAIEKPFINILWIGTLVLVAGMLLAMIRRYQEFAKMRDKNTE, from the coding sequence ATGCGTGCATATCTGGGCGACCTTGGCCACCTTTGCGTCATCATCTCATTTATATTTTCCATACTTGCTACCATTTCTTTCGGAAAAGCAACAGTATCTATAGATGCACCTAAAAAAGATTCCTGGCTCAGATTTGCAAGAGGCATCTTTTTCATCCACTCACTGGCCGTATTTGGTATAGTTGCAGCTTTATTTACCATAATAAGCCAGCATTACTACGAATACCACTATGCCTGGAGCCACTCTTCCAACAATCTTCCATCCGAATACATGATTTCATGTTTCTGGGAAGGTCAGGAAGGAAGTTTTCTACTCTGGACCTTCTGGAATGTCCTACTTGGTTTAATTCTTATTAAAGTAAATAAAACCTGGGAAGCGCCAGTCATGACGATCTTCTGTCTTGTCCAGCTCTTCCTTTGTTCAATGATATTGGGAGTTGTTATCCCTGGACTTGATTTTAAAATTGGTAGTTCTCCATTTATTTTATTGAAAGATTATATGGGAGATATTCCTGTATATCAAATCAATCCGAATTTTATTCCTGAAGACGGCACTGGCTTAAACCCCCTATTGCAGAATTACTGGATGGTAATTCACCCTCCTACTTTATTCCTTGGCTTCGCTGCAACTCTTGTTCCTTTCGCATATTGTATGGCAGGTTTATGGCAAGGCAGATACAAAGAATGGATCAGACCAGCTTTTCCTTGGGCTCTATTCGCTGCAACAACTCTTGGTATTGGAATTTTGATGGGTGGTTATTGGGCATATGAAACACTGAACTTTGGTGGTTACTGGAACTGGGACCCTGTAGAAAATGCTGTGTATGTACCATGGCTGGTATTGGTTGCAGCCATACATACCATGCTCATTTTCAAAAATAGTAATAAGTCTCTTCAGGCATCTGTAATTCTTATAACAGCACAGTTTATTCTGATACTTTATTCTACCTTCCTTACAAGAAGTGGAGTACTTGGTAACTCTTCTGTGCATTCATTTACAGACCTTGGACTTTCCGGACAGCTGTTGCTTTTCCTTTTTGCACTTATAATTGTAGCAGTAATCTTTATAATCGTTCGCTGGAAAAAGCTTGGAGGAGACGACAGTGAAGAAGTATCCGTTTACTCCCGCGAATTCTGGATATTTATTGGAGTAGTTGTATTCTGCCTGGCAGCTTTCCAGGTTCTTTACACAACCTCTATTCCTGTTTACAACAAATTCCTTGGCTGGATAGGCATAGAATCCAACATTGCCCCTCCTGCAGACCAAATTGAACATTATTCCAAATTCCAAATCTGGGCAGGTATACTGATTGCTCTGATTTCGGCTATTGGTCAGTTTTTCTGGTGGAAAAAAATGGATAGCAAAAAGCTCTGGGAAGAAATCAGCATACCGGCTATCATTACTTTACTGGTTTCCAGTGCACTGATTTGTCTGACGATGATGAATAAAATCGACATCACTCCGACATATATTCTGCTCTTTACAACTGCTCTTTTCTCAGTAATCAGCAATATTTCCATATTCATCAAAATAGTTAAAAACAACTATAAACTGACCGGAGGTGCAATCGCCCATATCGGTGTGGCCCTGATGTTATTCGGAATTCTGTTTTCATCAGGGTACTCAAAAGTCATTTCCCTTAACACTACCGGGTTGATTTATTCCAAAGAAGCAGGTAATGACTTCAACAGAGACAATATCCTTCTATGGAGAAATGAATGGAAAGAGATGAATGACTACAAGCTGAAATTCATCGGACCAAGACTTGAAGCAAAAGATTACCCGGGTTATATCAAAAAAGAGCACCTGATTCTGCTGGATGATAAATACAAGGCTCTTGCTAAAAAAACAATAGAACACGAAGGAAAAAAATATTTTGACAAGGGAGATACAATAGAAATCTTTCCTGAAAATACATATTATGAAGTTTTAATAGCTAAAGCAAACGGTGATACTTTTACCCTATATCCACGAGCGCAAGTCAACCCCACCATGGGACTCCTCGCATCGCCGGGCATAGAACACTTCTACGATAAAGATCTTTATGCACACGTTTCTTCCATTCCATCTCCTCAGGAAGAAAAAGAATGGTCTCCAACGGAAGAATATACCATTAAACCTGGAGATACCGTATTTATCAATGACTATGTAACAATACTTAATGAAGTTGAAAGAGTGAATTATGTACCGGGAATGCCGCTGGCGAAAGAAGACGCTGCAGTAATGGCTCACTTCCACGTACTTGACAGGGAGAAAAATCACAGCATTCACCCGATTTATATAATTAAGGTGAAAGAAGGTTTAGCCGGACAAATTCCGGATGTTAACGAAGACCTTGGGATCAAAATCAGCTTTCTTAATATTGACCCGACTAAAGAGGTATTTACATTTGCAGTAAATACTACTCAGAAGGATTACATCATTTTGAAAGCAATTGAAAAACCTTTTATCAATATTCTTTGGATTGGAACTCTTGTTCTTGTAGCAGGAATGTTACTTGCTATGATCAGAAGATATCAGGAGTTTGCCAAAATGAGAGATAAAAACACCGAATAA
- a CDS encoding Rossmann-like and DUF2520 domain-containing protein: protein MGYRVTMIGSGNLASHLAPALENAGHFVNEVYSRSSASAKSLCSMLYNATCVSSLDFSESKSAIFIIAVNDDAIEEVSAQITLPPDGILIHTSGTKSISILSCFGHFGSLYPLQTFTKRKKVTWEEIPILTEGSDEETAKHILALGKSISAKAFQASEEKRKLIHLSAVFSANFANHLLYMSKSILDEHDIDFTILKPLLSETLKKAFEIDPIKAQTGPAVRKDISTIRDHLKILDNKEDFKKIYKDITENIIKVHSQS, encoded by the coding sequence ATGGGCTATAGAGTAACTATGATCGGTTCGGGCAATCTGGCCAGTCATCTGGCCCCTGCTCTTGAAAATGCCGGGCATTTTGTTAATGAAGTATATTCAAGAAGTTCCGCCTCGGCGAAAAGTTTGTGTAGCATGTTGTACAATGCTACTTGCGTCTCCAGCCTGGATTTCTCTGAAAGCAAATCTGCAATTTTTATCATTGCTGTGAATGATGATGCCATAGAAGAAGTATCGGCTCAGATTACCCTTCCGCCAGATGGTATATTAATTCATACTTCTGGCACCAAATCAATATCAATTTTATCTTGTTTCGGACATTTTGGGAGTCTCTATCCTCTGCAAACTTTTACCAAACGTAAAAAAGTTACCTGGGAAGAAATTCCGATTTTAACAGAAGGCTCCGACGAAGAAACAGCCAAACATATTTTAGCATTAGGAAAGAGTATCTCTGCGAAAGCATTTCAGGCTTCCGAAGAAAAAAGAAAGCTCATCCATCTTTCAGCAGTTTTCTCGGCAAACTTTGCAAATCATTTACTCTACATGTCAAAATCTATTCTGGATGAACATGACATAGACTTTACCATACTAAAGCCTTTGCTTTCTGAAACTCTGAAAAAAGCATTTGAAATAGATCCTATCAAGGCTCAAACAGGTCCTGCAGTAAGGAAGGATATTTCAACTATAAGAGATCATCTGAAAATTCTTGACAATAAAGAAGATTTTAAGAAAATTTATAAAGACATTACTGAAAATATAATTAAAGTTCATTCACAATCTTAA
- a CDS encoding KdsC family phosphatase: MDSQHSDFSKINTFLFDVDGVLTDGSIQAFSTGEHVRNFFIKDGYAIEKALQSGYNIIIITGGFEEGVAKRLKFLGITDVFMGVKDKLAVYNEYLHDKHLDKSSILYMGDDLPDLKMLKLVGMPTCPNDAVGDIKNVCTYISPYNGGRGAVRDVIEQVMKAQGKWLIDLW; the protein is encoded by the coding sequence ATGGATAGTCAACATTCTGATTTTTCAAAAATCAACACTTTTCTTTTTGATGTAGATGGAGTTCTCACGGACGGGAGCATTCAGGCTTTCTCTACCGGAGAACATGTTAGAAATTTTTTTATTAAAGATGGATATGCTATTGAAAAAGCACTTCAAAGCGGTTATAACATCATTATCATTACAGGAGGATTTGAAGAAGGAGTTGCCAAAAGGCTGAAATTCTTGGGAATAACAGACGTTTTCATGGGAGTAAAAGACAAACTTGCTGTATATAATGAATACCTGCATGATAAACATCTTGACAAAAGTTCCATTTTATACATGGGTGATGATCTTCCTGATCTTAAAATGCTTAAATTGGTAGGAATGCCAACCTGCCCGAACGATGCTGTGGGAGACATAAAAAATGTTTGCACATACATTTCACCATACAATGGAGGACGCGGCGCTGTAAGAGATGTTATTGAACAAGTAATGAAAGCCCAGGGAAAATGGCTGATTGACCTTTGGTAA
- a CDS encoding geranylgeranylglycerol-phosphate geranylgeranyltransferase has protein sequence MPRPVKLHLKTYFKGFIKLIRFNNLLILFFSQLFVYFFLIKGTKPFNISFLLLTLATICIAAAGYIINDYYDIKIDIINKPGRVVIGRIFKRRTAMIFHFMLNGTGIIVGLMMGLRLGGIIAFCSFLLWLYSNQLKRQPLSGNIAISFLTALSIMLVGIFAKERYISVLVYAFFAFFISLIREIVKDMEDVKGDANFGCKTLPIIWGIRKTKSFLFIVGILFIVSLIIGYFWLLRENPYNVYFIGYNLFFVILPFFVFLIYLSKADTITDFKKLSTFCKVIMLTGVLSMLFV, from the coding sequence ATGCCAAGACCAGTAAAACTGCATTTAAAAACTTACTTCAAGGGGTTTATTAAACTCATTCGGTTTAATAATCTCCTTATCTTATTTTTTTCTCAGTTGTTTGTCTATTTTTTCCTTATTAAAGGTACTAAACCATTCAATATTTCATTCTTACTACTCACACTAGCAACAATTTGCATAGCTGCTGCCGGGTATATTATCAATGACTACTACGATATCAAAATTGACATCATCAATAAACCAGGAAGAGTTGTAATCGGGAGGATATTTAAAAGACGAACAGCGATGATCTTTCATTTTATGCTCAATGGAACCGGCATTATTGTGGGATTGATGATGGGGTTAAGATTAGGGGGTATTATTGCCTTTTGCAGTTTCCTGCTATGGTTATATTCAAACCAGTTAAAAAGACAACCACTTTCAGGAAATATAGCTATATCCTTTCTAACTGCACTATCAATTATGCTTGTTGGTATATTTGCTAAGGAGCGCTATATCTCTGTTCTTGTATATGCATTCTTTGCTTTTTTCATTTCCCTTATCAGGGAAATAGTAAAAGACATGGAAGATGTTAAAGGTGACGCAAATTTTGGCTGTAAAACATTACCCATTATATGGGGGATCCGAAAAACAAAATCATTTCTTTTTATCGTCGGAATACTTTTCATTGTCTCCTTAATAATAGGATACTTTTGGCTCCTGAGAGAGAATCCTTACAATGTATACTTTATCGGATACAACCTCTTTTTTGTCATTCTTCCCTTTTTTGTCTTCCTGATATACCTTTCCAAGGCAGATACGATTACAGATTTTAAGAAATTAAGTACTTTTTGTAAGGTAATAATGCTTACAGGAGTCCTAAGTATGCTTTTTGTCTAA
- the purN gene encoding phosphoribosylglycinamide formyltransferase → MPVKIAIFCSGSGSNAQKIIEYFQEHKSAEVVLLLSNNKNAYALERAKSLGVPTRVFDKAQFSQSQIIVNELKELGVNWIILAGFLWLVPENLIEAYPNSIVNIHPALLPSYGGKGMYGMYVHEAVVKAKEKESGISIHMVNKEYDKGTIVFQAKCFLTDEDTAETLAKKIQALEHEHFPKVIDALICSKTYNPIS, encoded by the coding sequence TTGCCCGTTAAAATTGCGATATTTTGTTCCGGCTCCGGTTCAAATGCACAAAAAATTATTGAATATTTTCAAGAGCACAAAAGTGCGGAAGTTGTATTGCTGCTCTCCAATAATAAAAATGCCTACGCTCTGGAGCGTGCAAAATCGCTTGGGGTTCCTACACGTGTGTTTGACAAAGCACAATTTTCTCAATCACAGATAATAGTAAATGAGCTCAAAGAATTAGGGGTCAACTGGATTATTCTTGCTGGCTTTTTATGGCTCGTTCCTGAAAATCTCATTGAAGCTTATCCAAATTCAATAGTAAATATTCACCCTGCACTGCTTCCATCCTATGGAGGCAAAGGCATGTATGGCATGTATGTTCATGAGGCTGTGGTAAAGGCCAAAGAAAAAGAAAGCGGTATCAGTATACATATGGTTAACAAAGAATATGATAAAGGGACTATTGTATTCCAGGCCAAATGCTTTCTTACAGATGAAGACACGGCCGAAACTCTTGCAAAAAAAATACAAGCACTTGAGCACGAACACTTTCCTAAAGTAATCGATGCTCTTATTTGTTCAAAAACATATAATCCTATTTCCTGA
- the purH gene encoding bifunctional phosphoribosylaminoimidazolecarboxamide formyltransferase/IMP cyclohydrolase, with amino-acid sequence MNPRKIKSALISVYYKDGLDRIVKLLDKQGVKIYSTGGTQKFIEDLGIKVTPVEDLTTYPSILGGRVKTLHPKIFGGILFRRDFEQDQKEVAQYDIPSLDLVIVDLYPFEETVASGASDEDIIEKIDIGGISLIRGAAKNFKDVVIVASKDQYPMLENILVERKGETDLNERRLFAGRAFDISSHYDTAIFNYFFSGEEIKHFKQSVRDFQVLRYGENPHQAGVFYGKLDDMFEKLNGKELSYNNLLDVDAAVGLIDEFEGTTTFAILKHNNACGIATATTPKEAYLKALAADPVSAFGGVIITGSKIDLATAEELNKLFFEVLIAPDFEKDALELLTSKKNRILLRRKPVTLSSRQFKTLLNGVIEQEKDLKKETEEELKPVTNRFPSDKEKRALLFANKICKHTKSNAIVLAVDGQMISSGVGQTSRVDALRQAIEKAKSFGFSLEGAVMASDAFFPFPDCVEIADKAGIKAVIQPGGSIKDQESIDYCNAHDIAMVLTGFRHFKH; translated from the coding sequence ATGAATCCAAGAAAAATTAAATCTGCTCTTATATCAGTTTATTATAAAGACGGACTTGACAGAATAGTTAAACTTCTTGACAAGCAAGGTGTTAAAATCTATTCCACTGGAGGCACTCAAAAATTCATTGAAGACCTGGGAATAAAAGTTACTCCTGTAGAAGATCTGACTACCTATCCGTCAATTCTTGGAGGAAGGGTAAAAACACTTCACCCTAAAATTTTTGGTGGAATTCTTTTCAGAAGAGATTTTGAACAGGACCAGAAAGAAGTGGCTCAATATGATATTCCAAGCCTGGATCTTGTAATCGTAGATTTATATCCATTTGAAGAGACAGTTGCATCCGGAGCATCTGATGAAGACATTATTGAAAAAATTGACATAGGAGGAATTTCTTTAATAAGAGGTGCTGCTAAAAATTTCAAAGATGTTGTGATTGTTGCTTCAAAAGATCAATATCCTATGCTTGAAAATATCCTTGTTGAAAGAAAAGGAGAAACAGATCTGAACGAAAGAAGACTTTTTGCAGGAAGAGCATTTGACATTTCTTCTCATTACGATACTGCAATCTTTAATTATTTCTTCAGTGGAGAAGAAATAAAACATTTTAAGCAAAGTGTAAGAGACTTCCAGGTTCTTCGTTATGGAGAAAACCCTCATCAGGCAGGTGTGTTCTATGGCAAGCTTGATGATATGTTCGAAAAGCTGAACGGTAAGGAATTATCATATAACAACCTGCTGGATGTTGACGCCGCAGTAGGATTGATTGATGAATTTGAAGGAACAACAACCTTTGCCATCCTAAAGCACAATAATGCTTGCGGTATCGCTACAGCAACCACTCCAAAAGAAGCATACCTGAAGGCTTTGGCTGCAGACCCTGTTTCTGCATTCGGAGGTGTAATCATCACTGGTTCCAAAATTGACTTGGCGACAGCAGAAGAGCTAAACAAGCTGTTCTTCGAAGTATTAATTGCTCCGGATTTTGAAAAAGATGCACTGGAATTGCTGACTTCGAAAAAAAATCGAATCTTATTAAGAAGAAAACCCGTTACACTCTCTTCAAGACAGTTTAAAACACTTCTTAACGGAGTAATAGAACAGGAAAAAGATTTAAAAAAGGAAACAGAGGAAGAACTAAAACCTGTAACCAATCGTTTTCCATCCGACAAAGAAAAAAGAGCTTTGTTGTTTGCCAACAAAATCTGTAAACATACAAAATCCAATGCTATAGTATTGGCAGTTGACGGACAGATGATATCAAGCGGAGTAGGTCAGACTTCAAGAGTAGATGCCCTGAGACAGGCGATCGAAAAAGCCAAAAGTTTTGGATTCTCCCTTGAAGGTGCAGTAATGGCATCCGACGCCTTCTTCCCTTTCCCTGACTGTGTTGAGATCGCTGACAAAGCAGGCATCAAAGCAGTAATACAACCGGGAGGGTCAATTAAAGATCAAGAGTCAATAGACTATTGCAATGCACATGATATAGCCATGGTCCTAACTGGATTCAGGCATTTCAAGCACTAA
- a CDS encoding rod shape-determining protein — MGLFDFFTSDIAIDLGTANTLIIYKDKIVVDEPSIIALDKITGKVRAIGREAMQMHEKTHENIKTIRPLKDGVIADFHAAEHMIRGLIKLIDGGKRFFGASHRMVICIPSGITEVEKRAVRDSAEHAGAKEVYMIHEPIAAAIGLGIDIEQPVGSMIVDIGGGTTEIAVIALSGIVCEQSIRVAGDVFNKDILDYMRRQHNLLIGERSAERVKIEVGSALTELDNPPEDYEIRGRDLMTGIPKIIKVTYSEIAFALDKSVSKIEEAVLKALEISPPELSADIYDNGIHLTGGGALLRGLDKRLAMKTKLPIHVAEDPLRAVVRGTGMAIKEFDKYRAVLMT; from the coding sequence ATGGGATTATTTGATTTTTTCACCAGTGATATCGCAATTGACCTGGGAACAGCAAATACCTTAATCATCTATAAGGACAAAATTGTGGTTGATGAACCATCAATCATTGCCCTTGACAAGATTACAGGTAAGGTAAGAGCCATTGGCCGGGAAGCAATGCAAATGCATGAGAAGACTCATGAGAACATCAAAACCATTAGACCTCTAAAAGACGGTGTAATTGCAGACTTCCATGCTGCAGAGCACATGATCAGGGGACTAATTAAGTTAATTGATGGAGGAAAAAGATTCTTCGGTGCATCTCACAGAATGGTCATTTGTATCCCGTCAGGAATCACTGAGGTAGAAAAAAGAGCTGTACGAGATTCTGCAGAACATGCAGGCGCAAAAGAAGTTTATATGATACACGAGCCGATCGCTGCCGCTATCGGTCTTGGAATCGATATCGAACAACCGGTAGGTTCTATGATTGTTGATATCGGTGGAGGAACAACTGAGATTGCAGTAATTGCACTTTCTGGTATCGTTTGTGAACAGTCGATAAGAGTTGCAGGTGACGTCTTTAACAAAGATATCCTTGACTATATGAGAAGACAGCACAACTTACTAATAGGTGAAAGATCTGCAGAAAGAGTAAAAATCGAAGTTGGCTCAGCACTGACAGAGCTGGACAATCCTCCTGAAGATTATGAAATCAGAGGAAGAGACCTGATGACAGGTATTCCGAAAATTATAAAAGTAACTTATTCGGAAATTGCTTTTGCACTTGACAAATCAGTTTCTAAAATTGAAGAAGCAGTGCTGAAAGCTCTTGAAATTTCTCCCCCTGAGCTGAGCGCCGATATCTATGATAATGGTATTCACCTTACTGGAGGAGGAGCTCTTCTTAGAGGACTGGATAAGAGACTGGCAATGAAAACCAAACTTCCGATACATGTAGCTGAAGATCCACTTCGCGCTGTAGTAAGAGGGACCGGAATGGCCATAAAAGAATTTGATAAATACAGAGCAGTATTGATGACTTAA
- the mreC gene encoding rod shape-determining protein MreC produces the protein MHRLFHFLYQYKAFLFFLILEAICVWLIIRNNSYQSASYFNTSNYVVGEILQTSNNVTEYFNLKDVNTQLAGENARLKRLLTKEYQKKDFIIGNKSEFLKANQYNYIPAKVVNNSTSRFTNYITIDKGSLDGIKPGMGVIAQDGIVGKVKSCTENFSTIISLLHEKWSVSAKISDGEIDGIVKWQGMDPAIADLQYVGRHHHFKIGDSVVTSGYNTLFPPGALIGRIQDFKIDQGKPFYKINVKLATDFTTLKYVYIIENYLKAEKDSLESQSNYSSDE, from the coding sequence ATGCACAGGTTATTTCATTTTTTATACCAGTATAAGGCATTTCTTTTTTTTCTGATTCTCGAAGCCATATGTGTGTGGCTGATAATCAGAAACAACAGTTATCAAAGCGCATCCTATTTTAATACTTCAAATTACGTTGTTGGAGAAATTCTTCAGACCTCCAACAACGTAACTGAATATTTTAACCTCAAGGATGTAAACACTCAGCTTGCAGGAGAAAATGCAAGGCTGAAGCGACTACTTACCAAAGAGTATCAAAAAAAGGATTTTATTATTGGTAATAAGTCCGAATTTTTAAAAGCCAACCAGTACAATTACATTCCGGCCAAAGTTGTAAATAATTCCACAAGCCGTTTTACAAATTATATCACGATAGACAAGGGTAGTCTCGACGGAATCAAACCTGGCATGGGAGTTATTGCTCAGGACGGAATTGTCGGCAAGGTTAAATCATGCACCGAAAATTTCTCAACAATTATTTCGTTACTACATGAGAAATGGAGTGTCTCGGCCAAAATCTCAGATGGAGAAATTGATGGAATTGTAAAGTGGCAAGGAATGGATCCTGCCATAGCAGATCTGCAATATGTAGGCAGACATCACCATTTCAAAATTGGAGACAGTGTAGTTACTTCAGGCTACAATACCTTATTTCCTCCCGGAGCTTTGATAGGAAGAATTCAGGATTTCAAAATAGATCAGGGAAAACCATTTTATAAAATCAATGTTAAACTGGCGACAGACTTTACAACCCTGAAATACGTTTATATAATCGAAAATTACCTTAAAGCCGAAAAAGATTCTCTGGAAAGCCAGAGCAATTATTCATCTGACGAATGA